A genomic segment from Gossypium hirsutum isolate 1008001.06 chromosome D04, Gossypium_hirsutum_v2.1, whole genome shotgun sequence encodes:
- the LOC107948253 gene encoding B3 domain-containing protein At2g36080, which yields MEPTQTPPSSKLHNPSSISLENSPWTSHFYPSMFLSSIHAPRHFNLNHDDDEELDDQTSTLNTLNPKPNPPENHQLGHETEPMFEKPLTPSDVGKLNRLVIPKQHAEKYFPLGGDSSDKGLLLSFEDESGKCWRFRYSYWNSSQSYVLTKGWSRYVKEKQLDAGDIILFQRHRTDGDRLFIGWRRRGAAVVVVPAATDGGNAVMENDSGGGGGGNGGWSNRGLYQRYPHLGHIQGDLEANVPYQPDCLHAGSIVKNQATAAGNPKRLVRLFGVNLECHQLDESPPSTPASSMVSSQGPTAHQFY from the exons ATGGAACCAACCCAAACCCCCCCTTCTTCAAAGCTTCACAACCCTTCCTCAATTTCCCTTGAAAACTCCCCCTGGACCTCTCACTTCTACCCCTCCATGTTCCTATCCTCCATCCACGCTCCCCGCCACTTCAACCTTAACCATGACGACGACGAAGAACTCGACGACCAAACCTCCACTCTcaacaccctaaaccctaaaccaaatccCCCTGAAAACCACCAGCTAGGCCATGAAACGGAACCCATGTTTGAAAAGCCCTTAACCCCCAGCGATGTTGGCAAGCTGAACAGGCTTGTTATCCCCAAACAACATGCCGAGAAATACTTCCCGCTAGGCGGTGACTCCAGTGATAAAGGGTTGTTGCTAAGTTTCGAAGACGAGTCAGGCAAGTGTTGGCGTTTCCGCTACTCGTATTGGAACAGCAGCCAAAGCTACGTGTTAACAAAAGGATGGAGCAGATACGTCAAAGAGAAGCAACTTGATGCTGGTGACATTATTTTATTCCAAAGACACCGCACGGATGGTGATAGATTGTTTATAGGGTGGAGGAGGCGCGGTGCAGCAGTGGTGGTTGTACCGGCAGCTACTGATGGCGGAAACGCCGTGATGGAGAATGATAGCGGTGGTGGTGGGGGTGGAAATGGAGGGTGGAGTAATAGGGGATTGTATCAAAGGTATCCTCATCTTGGACACATTCAAGGTGATCTTGAGGCTAATGTGCCATACCAACCTGACTGTCTTCATGCTG GAAGCATTGTTAAAAACCAAGCTACAGCAGCGGGGAACCCAAAGAGGCTGGTACGGCTATTTGGAGTGAACCTAGAATGCCACCAGCTAGACGAGTCTCCACCATCCACGCCTGCTAGCTCGATGGTGTCGAGCCAGGGTCCAACAGCCCACCAATTTTATTAG